A portion of the Actomonas aquatica genome contains these proteins:
- a CDS encoding lactonase family protein encodes MRQWLATLSVIAVGMAAVGAPEARTESRPLWVQGGAGIHRLELDDETGALAGPEALEAFAGSSWLVAHPTRNVVFSSRGGEVAGIGYYTFDAGGTLTELGRRALPGGAPTHIAISADGRILATAHYGSGTVSVMRLGDPAVIGADGITTLALPFIGSGSSRAQQQARAHWLGFRADGRRLDVVDLGNDCVWTLAVDEEATALTITTRLEFPAGTGPRHMAFAPDGEWAYVNGELDSTVHLLRPAADGIGYERVAGWSTLPADHDEPSNSTSEVRVHPSGRFLYVGNRGHDSIAVFSIDADDGTLTAVEQEPVRGSWPRNFVIDPSGRWLVVAGRHSNTVAVFAIDAETGRLSFVRRSIVNVPDPVRVLFVPKARE; translated from the coding sequence ATGAGACAATGGCTTGCAACGCTTTCGGTGATCGCGGTGGGAATGGCGGCAGTGGGCGCGCCCGAAGCGCGGACGGAGTCGCGGCCGCTGTGGGTGCAGGGCGGCGCGGGGATTCATCGCTTGGAGTTGGACGACGAAACCGGCGCGTTGGCGGGACCGGAGGCGTTGGAAGCGTTTGCGGGCAGCTCGTGGCTGGTGGCGCATCCGACGCGCAACGTGGTGTTCTCCAGCCGCGGCGGCGAGGTTGCCGGGATCGGCTATTATACGTTCGATGCGGGCGGGACGCTGACGGAGTTGGGGCGGCGGGCTCTGCCGGGCGGCGCGCCGACACATATCGCGATCTCGGCGGACGGGCGAATACTGGCGACCGCGCATTACGGCAGTGGGACGGTGAGCGTCATGCGGCTGGGCGATCCGGCGGTGATCGGTGCAGACGGCATCACGACCCTGGCGCTGCCGTTCATCGGCTCCGGCTCATCGCGGGCGCAGCAGCAAGCCCGGGCGCATTGGTTGGGTTTTCGCGCGGATGGGCGCCGTCTCGACGTGGTGGATCTGGGCAATGATTGCGTGTGGACGTTGGCGGTCGACGAGGAGGCAACGGCGTTGACGATCACGACCCGCTTGGAATTTCCGGCTGGAACCGGCCCGCGGCACATGGCGTTCGCGCCCGATGGCGAGTGGGCCTACGTGAACGGCGAACTCGACAGCACTGTGCACCTGCTGCGGCCGGCGGCGGACGGCATCGGCTACGAGCGTGTGGCGGGCTGGTCGACCTTGCCGGCTGATCACGACGAACCGAGCAACAGCACCTCGGAGGTGCGGGTGCACCCGTCGGGTCGTTTTCTCTACGTCGGCAATCGCGGACACGATTCCATCGCCGTGTTTTCCATCGATGCGGACGACGGGACTTTGACGGCAGTCGAGCAGGAGCCGGTGCGAGGCAGTTGGCCGCGCAACTTTGTGATCGACCCGAGCGGCCGCTGGCTGGTGGTGGCGGGACGTCACTCGAATACGGTGGCGGTGTTTGCGATCGATGCGGAGACCGGACGGCTGAGTTTCGTGCGGCGCAGCATCGTGAATGTGCCGGATCCGGTGCGGGTGTTGTTTGTGCCGAAGGCGCGGGAGTAG
- a CDS encoding ABC transporter ATP-binding protein, translated as MGAFIELQNITHRYGDQTVVTDTSLALNQGEVFSLLGPSGSGKTTLLRILGGFLTPTAGRVIVDGQDLTNVPPNRRPINTVFQNYALFPHLTVRENIGFGLTVAKRPPAEVNAEVDRMLDLIDLHEHAAKRPHQISGGQKQRVAIARALVNQPRLLLLDEPLAALDLKLRQRMLIELENIHDKVGITFLYVTHDQGEAMSLSDRVGVMSEGRLEQVGTPMEVYETPHSRFVAGFVGDTNLIDATVVPGGNGEPTLALATDELGTISHGWDGQEAHGRVFLADGEHALQPGARAVLSIRPERIALRRECPPHHHGQNTIRGVVEDLIYLGSRTHYRIKVGDRMLSVWKQHRRYLPDYKEITWNEEVFLSWYANDGYLIEEPVKEVTAAS; from the coding sequence ATGGGCGCGTTTATTGAGCTGCAGAACATCACCCATCGTTACGGCGACCAGACCGTGGTCACCGACACGTCCTTGGCGCTCAATCAGGGCGAGGTCTTCTCCCTGCTGGGGCCGAGCGGCAGCGGCAAAACCACCCTGCTGCGCATTCTCGGCGGCTTCCTCACGCCGACGGCCGGTCGCGTCATCGTGGATGGACAGGACCTCACCAACGTTCCGCCCAACCGGCGCCCCATCAATACGGTCTTTCAAAACTACGCGCTCTTCCCGCACCTGACCGTGCGCGAAAACATCGGTTTCGGCCTCACCGTCGCCAAGCGCCCTCCCGCCGAGGTCAATGCCGAGGTCGATCGCATGCTCGACCTCATCGACCTGCACGAGCACGCCGCCAAGCGCCCGCACCAGATCAGCGGTGGCCAAAAACAACGCGTCGCCATCGCCCGCGCCCTCGTCAATCAGCCGCGCCTCCTCCTCCTCGACGAACCGCTCGCCGCCCTCGATCTCAAGCTGCGCCAGCGCATGCTCATCGAGCTCGAGAACATTCACGATAAAGTGGGCATCACCTTCCTCTACGTGACTCACGACCAGGGTGAAGCCATGTCACTGAGCGACCGCGTGGGCGTCATGAGCGAAGGCCGTCTCGAGCAGGTCGGCACGCCCATGGAGGTTTACGAAACGCCCCACAGCCGCTTCGTCGCCGGTTTTGTCGGCGATACCAATCTCATCGACGCCACCGTCGTGCCCGGCGGCAACGGCGAACCGACTCTCGCCCTCGCCACCGACGAGCTCGGCACCATCAGCCACGGCTGGGACGGCCAGGAAGCCCACGGTCGCGTCTTCCTCGCCGACGGTGAACACGCCCTCCAACCCGGGGCCCGCGCCGTGCTCAGCATCCGCCCCGAGCGTATCGCCCTGCGCCGCGAATGCCCGCCGCACCACCACGGCCAAAATACGATTCGCGGCGTCGTCGAAGACCTCATCTATCTCGGCTCCCGCACCCACTACCGCATCAAAGTCGGCGACCGCATGCTTTCGGTCTGGAAACAACACCGACGTTACCTGCCCGACTACAAGGAAATCACCTGGAACGAAGAGGTGTTCCTCAGCTGGTATGCCAATGACGGATACCTCATCGAGGAGCCCGTCAAGGAGGTCACCGCCGCCTCATGA
- a CDS encoding ABC transporter permease, which yields MKRPRWTESLLTVPSFVWLVAFFAVPTLLVFAYSFKPAELSGSVGEGWTLDTWRTLANPIYPAIIWRTIWLSIICTVVCLLLGVPVAYWIARLPRLWRQRVLILIILPFWTNFLIRIFAWRTLLHPDGGLKNLLVFFGWAQPNDQLLYNNGAILLVLINTYLPFAILPLYAAAEKFDFSLLDAARDLGATKWRAFRSIFLPGIRTGLLTAFLIVFIPALGSYAIPAIVGGPSSEMIGNKIAQRATTDRNLPEAAALGAVLTLVILVPLGIAAFLRRKDQRETPAATDGPAVAAGPGGSHP from the coding sequence ATGAAACGGCCGCGTTGGACGGAGTCCCTGTTGACGGTGCCCAGCTTCGTGTGGCTGGTGGCGTTCTTCGCGGTGCCCACGCTGCTGGTCTTCGCCTACTCTTTCAAACCGGCCGAGCTCAGCGGCAGCGTCGGCGAGGGCTGGACCCTCGACACCTGGCGCACCCTCGCCAACCCGATTTACCCCGCCATCATCTGGCGCACGATCTGGCTGAGCATCATCTGCACGGTTGTCTGCCTGCTGCTCGGCGTGCCCGTCGCCTACTGGATCGCCCGCCTGCCGCGCCTCTGGCGGCAACGCGTGCTCATCCTCATCATCCTGCCGTTCTGGACCAATTTCCTCATCCGCATCTTCGCGTGGCGCACCCTGCTGCACCCTGACGGCGGTTTGAAGAACCTGCTCGTGTTCTTCGGTTGGGCCCAGCCCAACGACCAGCTCCTCTACAACAACGGCGCGATCCTGCTGGTATTGATCAACACCTACCTGCCGTTCGCCATCCTGCCGCTCTACGCCGCCGCCGAGAAATTCGACTTCTCCCTGCTCGACGCCGCCCGCGATCTCGGCGCCACCAAATGGCGGGCCTTCCGCTCCATCTTCCTGCCCGGCATTCGCACCGGCCTCCTGACCGCGTTCCTCATCGTCTTTATCCCGGCGCTCGGCTCCTACGCCATTCCGGCCATCGTGGGTGGTCCCAGCAGTGAGATGATCGGCAACAAGATCGCCCAGCGCGCCACCACCGATCGCAACCTGCCCGAAGCCGCCGCGCTCGGCGCCGTGCTCACCCTCGTCATCCTCGTGCCCCTCGGCATCGCCGCCTTCCTGCGCCGCAAGGATCAACGGGAAACCCCGGCTGCCACCGACGGTCCCGCCGTCGCCGCCGGACCGGGAGGAAGCCACCCGTGA